One stretch of Euwallacea similis isolate ESF13 chromosome 6, ESF131.1, whole genome shotgun sequence DNA includes these proteins:
- the LOC136409758 gene encoding coiled-coil domain-containing protein 124, producing MPKKFATENTKAVAARERKKAAKDTENQRREQALEDAKWRDDDKQVLKKQQKKEAEERKRQEQLQRKAEAKALLEQEMSSGSVKTVKAPPLVKVTRAQIQAKKEDPPKKREVEKTTETHLDSPLVENLNRLQVDGEEARNIEEAIKILGGTTDDIDKHPEKRMKAAYTSYEERRLKELKLEYPSLKLSQLKQMIFKEWQKSPENPLNKA from the exons atgCCCAAGAAATTTGCCACGGAAAATACAAAAGCGGTGGCTGCACGAGAAAGGAAAAAAGCTGCAAAAGACACCGAAAACCAGCGGCGAGAACAAGCATTGGAAGATGCTAAATGGAGAGACGACGACAAGCAAGTTctaaaaaagcaacaaaaaaag GAAGCAGAAGAGAGAAAACGCCAAGAACAGCTCCAACGAAAGGCAGAAGCAAAGGCATTATTAGAACAAGAAATGAGTTCGGGCTCCGTTAAAACCGTAAAAGCTCCCCCTCTTGTTAAAGTCACCAGAGCTCAGATACAAGCTAAAAAAGAAGATCCTCCAAAGAAAAGAGAAGTGGAGAAGACCACTGAAACACATCTTGATTCCCCCTTAGTGGAAAACCTTAATAGGTTGCAAGTTGATGGGGAGGAAGCTAGAAATATTGAGGaagctattaaaattttagg tgGTACAACTGATGATATTGACAAACATCCAGAAAAAAGAATGAAAGCTGCCTACACGTCTTACGAAGAAAGGAGGctgaaagaattaaaattagagTATCCATCACTGAAACTATCACAACTGAAGCaaatgattttcaaagaatgGCAGAAGTCACCTGAAAATCCATTAAATAAGGCTTAA
- the LOC136409760 gene encoding UPF0235 protein C15orf40 homolog, which translates to MFKKTWSVILVTRFYSYKINKMPKKSKSKSDKETSASSTAKTNMPKGPIKLDSNKNILIQIHAKPGAKQNTITDVSEDGIGIQINAPPVEGSANIELVKFVASFLGLKSSAVSLERGHKSRNKILRVTGVITLSEIVKKFNSQLPPESKIPEDV; encoded by the exons atgtttaaaaagaCCTGGAGTGTAATATTAGTAACtagattttattcatataaaattaacaaaatgcccaaaaaatcaaaaagtaaaTCTGACAAAGAAACCTCTGCATCTTCCACTGCCAAGACAAATATG CCAAAAGGACCTATAAAACTAgactcaaataaaaatatattaattcaAATACATGCCAAGCCTGGTGCTAAACAGAACACAATTACAG atGTAAGCGAAGATGGCATAGGCATACAAATCAATGCTCCTCCTGTGGAAGGCTCTGCAAATATAGAGTTAGTGAAATTTGTTGCCTCATTTTTGGGCTTGAAATCAAGTGCTGTGTCTTTAGAAAGG GGTCATAAATctcgtaataaaatattaagagtTACAGGAGTCATTACACTATCTGAGATTGTGAAGAAATTCAATAGTCAGTTGCCTCCAGAATCAAAAATACCTGAAGATGTTTGA
- the LOC136409756 gene encoding uncharacterized protein isoform X2 — translation MIRLITLAVLFLSTAADPRSPRIYNALITSNKNLSPSHAQPVYEPVLRTTSLGYAFPSWFYHTSFLQGVPASYIHSDYSGLRKIEPLIQSDGQVPPNNPSQFGPLAAQGLRLPNDPNINPQQQSSDVGLLPPTGEFPNKSNPYALNFGKYLPKEEEETDPKKVIANLKKNSNIPDVPPPPLPFRIPKKEKQQEA, via the exons ATGATTAGACTGATAACCCTAGCAGTATTATTCCTAAGCACTGCAGCTGACCCAAGATCACCTAGAATATACAATGCTCTAATAACATCCAATAAAAATCTATCCCCTAGTCATGCACAACCTGTGTATGAACCGGTACTTAGGACCACATCATTGGGATATGCTTTTCCTTCTTGGTTTTATCACACCTCATTTCTACAGGGAGTTCCAGCTTCTTAT aTTCATTCAGACTATTCTGGATTGAGGAAAATAGAACCCTTAATACAATCTGATGGTCAAGTGCCACCAAACAACCCATCGCAGTTTGGACCTCTGGCCGCA CAAGGCTTACGCCTACCTAACGATCCAAACATCAACCCTCAACAACAGTCCTCTGATGTAGGTCTATTACCACCAACAGGAGAATTCCCCAATAAAAGCAACCCTTATGCCTTAAATTTTGGGAAATATTTACCAAAAGAGGAAGAGGAAACTGATCCAAAGAAAGTGATAgcaaatcttaaaaaaaattctaatattcCTGATGTGCCTCCGCCTCCATTGCCATTCCGAATTcccaaaaaggaaaaacagCAAGAGgcttaa
- the LOC136409756 gene encoding uncharacterized protein isoform X1, whose amino-acid sequence MFRCIDLLLYFQFCGKVRIMIRLITLAVLFLSTAADPRSPRIYNALITSNKNLSPSHAQPVYEPVLRTTSLGYAFPSWFYHTSFLQGVPASYIHSDYSGLRKIEPLIQSDGQVPPNNPSQFGPLAAQGLRLPNDPNINPQQQSSDVGLLPPTGEFPNKSNPYALNFGKYLPKEEEETDPKKVIANLKKNSNIPDVPPPPLPFRIPKKEKQQEA is encoded by the exons ATGTTCAGATGTATTGACCTTTTACTTTACTTCCAGTTCTGCGGAAAAGTGCG aaTCATGATTAGACTGATAACCCTAGCAGTATTATTCCTAAGCACTGCAGCTGACCCAAGATCACCTAGAATATACAATGCTCTAATAACATCCAATAAAAATCTATCCCCTAGTCATGCACAACCTGTGTATGAACCGGTACTTAGGACCACATCATTGGGATATGCTTTTCCTTCTTGGTTTTATCACACCTCATTTCTACAGGGAGTTCCAGCTTCTTAT aTTCATTCAGACTATTCTGGATTGAGGAAAATAGAACCCTTAATACAATCTGATGGTCAAGTGCCACCAAACAACCCATCGCAGTTTGGACCTCTGGCCGCA CAAGGCTTACGCCTACCTAACGATCCAAACATCAACCCTCAACAACAGTCCTCTGATGTAGGTCTATTACCACCAACAGGAGAATTCCCCAATAAAAGCAACCCTTATGCCTTAAATTTTGGGAAATATTTACCAAAAGAGGAAGAGGAAACTGATCCAAAGAAAGTGATAgcaaatcttaaaaaaaattctaatattcCTGATGTGCCTCCGCCTCCATTGCCATTCCGAATTcccaaaaaggaaaaacagCAAGAGgcttaa
- the LOC136409755 gene encoding transmembrane protein 205 has protein sequence MCVGRVPSGEKEVHYPISVNLQNVPPVDVCTEEKEEIKIIHQKIDVELTPDILAVTTIWTKYIIFTINDYIKSVSDTKTYRILCYTTQPAHVVTSLAVLLVAFLCRSKSAVATLSPLWTLLYLGSFSAHFGAQIWMTFVSGLSLYFTMPRHTFGNVQKVLFPRYFLLNALFSLITLAIFFRVKNNELRTTEIGIQAVAMSLCFLTELVIFLYFTPPLLSLISRKTAIEKEAGVGLEVGKFEPGKLKSCPHYMKIHKDFRKVHMKIAMGNVFTMACTTLHLYYLASKLCMLSL, from the exons ATGTGCGTAGGAAGAGTGCCTAGTGGTGAAAAGGAGGTTCACTATCCAATAAGTGTAAATCTGCAAAATGTGCCACCTGTCGATGTTTGTACCGAAGAGAAAgaagagattaaaataatacatcagAAGATTGACGTGGAGTTGACTCCGGATATATTGGCTGTGACTACTATATGGAccaaatatatcatttttacCATAAACGATTATATTAAATCAGTCAGTGATACTAAAACTTATAG GATATTATGTTACACCACTCAACCAGCACATGTAGTGACATCCTTAGCAGTACTACTTGTGGCATTCCTGTGCAGAAGTAAATCAGCGGTTGCCACCTTGTCTCCGCTTTGGACCCTTTTGTATTTGGGATCCTTCAGTGCCCACTTTGGAGCCCAAATCTGGATGACTTTTGTTTCTGGATTGTCGCTCTACTTCACCATGCCCAGGCATACTTTTGGAAACGTGCAGAAAGTACTTTTTCCAAGGTACTTCCTGTTAAACGCTCTCTTCAGCCTCATCACTTTAGCTATATTCTTCCGAGTGAAGAATAACGAGCTACGTACCACAGAAATTGGCATTCAG gCGGTAGCAATGAGTCTTTGCTTCCTCACTGAACTAGTCATTTTCCTCTACTTTACACCTCCATTGCTTTCCCTCATATCTCGTAAAACTGCGATAGAGAAGGAGGCAGGAGTGGGGCTTGAAGTGGGAAAATTTGAGCCTGGAAAGTTGAAGAGCTGCCCTCACTATATGAAGATACACAAGGACTTCAGGAAAGTGCATATGAAAATCGCCATGGGGAATGTTTTTACCATGGCGTGTACGACGTTACATTTATATTACTTGGCTAGTAAATTGTGTATGCTAAGTCTGTAA